From a single Halodesulfovibrio marinisediminis DSM 17456 genomic region:
- a CDS encoding BMP family ABC transporter substrate-binding protein has translation MRKLVGIAMLAAMVVVAGFGATVAQAKDLKVGFVYVSPIGDAGYSYAHDLGRQAVAKMDGVKTFYVESVPEGADATRVINNMARKGYDVIFGTSFGYMDPMLKVAKKFPNITFMHCSGYKTAPNMSAYFGRIYQSRYLAGLVAGSMTKSNIIGYVGAFPIPEVKRGINAFTLGVRAVNPNAKVHVVWTKTWYDPATEKEAAKSLIDIGSDVIAQHQDSPGPQEAAQEAGIYSIGYNSDMSEFAPKAHLTSVVWNWSAFYPVVIEKVQKGEWKADNYWWGLSEGVVDLAPFGDMVPQDVQAMVNARKAEIKNGTFKVFAGPIKDQSGTIRVAKGEVASDAMLTGMDWFVEGVEGSNQ, from the coding sequence ATGCGTAAATTAGTAGGTATTGCAATGCTTGCAGCTATGGTTGTTGTTGCCGGTTTCGGTGCAACTGTAGCACAGGCGAAAGATTTGAAAGTTGGCTTCGTGTACGTATCTCCGATCGGTGACGCTGGTTACTCTTACGCTCACGACCTTGGTCGTCAGGCTGTTGCTAAAATGGACGGCGTAAAAACTTTTTATGTTGAATCCGTACCTGAAGGTGCTGATGCAACCCGTGTTATCAACAACATGGCTCGTAAAGGGTATGATGTAATTTTCGGTACCAGCTTTGGTTACATGGACCCAATGCTCAAGGTCGCAAAGAAATTTCCTAATATCACATTTATGCATTGTTCCGGTTACAAAACCGCACCGAACATGTCTGCATACTTTGGTCGTATTTACCAGTCCCGTTACCTCGCAGGTCTTGTAGCTGGTTCCATGACCAAATCCAACATCATCGGCTACGTTGGCGCGTTCCCGATTCCAGAAGTAAAACGCGGCATTAACGCATTTACTCTTGGTGTTCGTGCTGTGAACCCAAATGCAAAAGTACACGTAGTATGGACTAAAACCTGGTACGACCCAGCAACCGAGAAAGAAGCTGCTAAGTCTCTTATCGACATCGGTTCCGACGTTATTGCTCAGCATCAGGATTCCCCTGGTCCTCAGGAAGCAGCACAGGAAGCTGGCATCTACTCCATCGGTTATAACTCTGACATGTCTGAGTTTGCGCCAAAAGCACACCTTACTTCTGTAGTATGGAACTGGAGTGCATTCTACCCTGTAGTTATTGAAAAAGTTCAGAAAGGTGAATGGAAAGCTGACAACTACTGGTGGGGTCTCTCCGAAGGTGTAGTTGATCTCGCACCATTCGGTGATATGGTTCCACAGGATGTACAGGCTATGGTTAACGCTCGCAAAGCGGAAATCAAAAACGGTACATTCAAGGTGTTTGCAGGCCCTATCAAAGATCAGTCTGGTACTATCCGTGTTGCAAAAGGTGAAGTAGCTTCCGACGCAATGCTTACTGGTATGGATTGGTTTGTTGAAGGCGTTGAGGGCTCTAACCAGTAG
- the gpt gene encoding xanthine phosphoribosyltransferase: MSDSNRYSKVTPVSWELLQRDAKQLAWDLLKKGDWKGIYAVTRGGLVPAAILAREMEIYQIETICLNSYSWKNQGEMNILKDVDGDGEGWLIIDDLVDTGGTARVVRDMLPKAHFATLYAKPEGKPLVDTYIREYSQDTWILFPWDSEVQFTEPLAKRVSDNK; this comes from the coding sequence GTGTCTGACTCCAACCGTTATTCTAAAGTTACTCCTGTATCTTGGGAGTTGTTGCAACGGGATGCCAAGCAGCTTGCTTGGGATTTATTGAAAAAAGGTGACTGGAAGGGCATTTACGCTGTTACGCGTGGAGGCTTGGTTCCGGCTGCTATCCTTGCAAGGGAAATGGAAATTTACCAGATCGAAACCATCTGTCTCAACAGCTACAGCTGGAAAAATCAGGGTGAGATGAATATCCTGAAGGACGTTGATGGAGACGGCGAAGGCTGGCTGATTATTGACGATCTGGTGGACACTGGCGGAACAGCACGAGTTGTGCGTGACATGCTGCCTAAAGCCCACTTTGCAACCTTGTATGCAAAGCCGGAAGGCAAGCCGCTTGTTGACACATACATCAGAGAATACTCTCAGGATACCTGGATCTTATTCCCTTGGGATTCTGAGGTGCAGTTTACAGAGCCACTCGCTAAGCGGGTAAGTGATAATAAATAG
- a CDS encoding THUMP domain-containing class I SAM-dependent RNA methyltransferase, with the protein MSIFNRKSEVLITCPRGAAPILAEEIKQLNFPVKKEHTAAVETYTTMAGCMRLNLHLRTAHRVQFQLASFRAYNADDVYKYIREYIDWDEIIAPDGYLSISSFVQNDSIRDTRYANVRVKDAICDFMRDKHGRRPDSGPEQTGTVLFLHWVQNRCKLYLDTSGEPLNRRGYRKLPWKAPMSEPLGAAALLASGWDAKSNVVNPMCGSGTLAIEAALIGLNSAPGLMRENYGFMHLPDYDQARWDKLLDEAEAAENGELNFRIIATDKSAEAIEAAKKNAAAAGVDRYIEFDVCDFRETEVPEGGGIVIMNPEYGERLGDVRFLGEVYQAIGDFFKKKCQGYNGFIFTGNLDLAKQVGLRTFKRLTFFSAKIECKLLGYQLYSGSKKANKLS; encoded by the coding sequence ATGAGTATTTTTAACCGCAAGTCAGAGGTGCTTATTACATGCCCACGTGGGGCTGCACCTATTTTGGCTGAAGAAATTAAACAACTTAACTTCCCTGTAAAAAAAGAACATACTGCTGCTGTTGAGACATACACAACTATGGCAGGCTGTATGCGTTTGAACCTGCACTTGCGCACTGCGCACCGTGTTCAGTTTCAGCTTGCATCTTTCAGGGCATACAATGCCGACGATGTATATAAGTACATTCGTGAATACATCGACTGGGACGAAATCATTGCGCCCGACGGCTACCTTTCTATCTCTTCTTTTGTGCAGAACGACTCCATTCGTGATACTCGTTATGCCAACGTTCGCGTAAAAGATGCTATTTGTGACTTCATGCGCGATAAGCATGGTCGCAGGCCGGATTCCGGTCCTGAGCAGACAGGTACAGTCTTGTTTCTGCATTGGGTTCAGAACCGGTGTAAACTGTATCTTGATACTTCCGGCGAACCTCTTAACCGTCGCGGTTACCGTAAACTTCCTTGGAAAGCTCCAATGTCCGAACCTCTTGGCGCAGCAGCTCTGCTTGCCAGTGGCTGGGATGCTAAGAGCAATGTAGTAAACCCGATGTGTGGTAGTGGTACTCTTGCTATCGAGGCTGCACTTATCGGGCTAAACAGCGCGCCGGGGCTTATGCGTGAAAACTACGGTTTTATGCACCTTCCAGATTATGATCAGGCTCGCTGGGACAAGCTTCTCGACGAAGCTGAAGCTGCTGAAAACGGCGAACTGAATTTCAGAATTATCGCAACAGATAAGAGTGCAGAAGCTATTGAAGCTGCTAAAAAGAACGCTGCTGCTGCGGGAGTTGACCGCTACATCGAATTTGATGTGTGCGATTTCCGTGAGACAGAAGTTCCCGAAGGCGGCGGAATTGTAATTATGAACCCTGAATACGGCGAACGCCTTGGTGATGTTCGCTTCCTTGGCGAAGTGTATCAGGCAATTGGCGACTTCTTTAAGAAGAAGTGTCAGGGCTACAACGGGTTTATTTTTACAGGTAACTTGGACTTAGCAAAACAGGTTGGCTTACGCACCTTTAAGCGTCTTACATTCTTTAGTGCAAAGATTGAATGTAAGCTGCTGGGTTACCAGTTGTACTCTGGTTCCAAAAAGGCAAATAAGCTTAGCTAA
- a CDS encoding glycosyltransferase, translating to MTTTTLSILVSSISSTEAVALTLASFTNLPKDLECEILITADSEATPAISALIEEVAPLLPVRPAALELTAPISRARAFNLAADNAKGGYLLFLEAGTQITAESISPLLQHLSDNSSTGIAAPLLICPQSGRVQNCGTTFTPSLRPQPLFASFPATHPAVTKQRSFQAVPVNGMFMRAETFKEIGQFDTKYKTGMEVLDLCCAVRNNEQTIELIPQSTLLEPDKNESILEDDLSIDTMRLNDRCKGCFGPDKHLIAKKEGYVFTISPWLESYMTLTPEREQELNEQMMQSPDPSTCLALIIEEPLWQTGYVQLAAYLESTGKFEEACGIRLLQTFFFPMLPLYRKLAAVAEAAQNESLLQMANDKLGHIDNQLEDISALTKKAAGLANWARKAKEKELQELYEGWLKDLGLL from the coding sequence ATGACGACAACCACACTATCCATACTTGTTTCAAGCATCAGCTCAACCGAAGCTGTTGCCCTGACTCTTGCCTCATTCACGAATCTGCCGAAAGACCTCGAATGCGAAATTCTCATCACTGCTGACAGTGAAGCAACTCCTGCCATCTCAGCGCTTATTGAAGAAGTAGCACCGTTGCTTCCAGTACGCCCTGCTGCGCTCGAACTCACTGCGCCTATCAGCAGAGCACGCGCATTCAACCTTGCTGCAGACAACGCAAAAGGCGGTTATCTGCTTTTCCTCGAAGCAGGAACACAAATTACAGCAGAAAGCATCAGCCCGCTGCTTCAACATCTCTCAGACAATTCGTCCACCGGCATTGCAGCACCACTGCTCATTTGCCCTCAGTCCGGACGAGTACAAAACTGCGGAACAACTTTTACTCCATCTCTACGACCACAGCCACTTTTTGCATCATTCCCTGCAACGCACCCAGCCGTAACCAAACAACGCTCATTCCAAGCGGTACCTGTAAACGGCATGTTCATGCGTGCAGAAACCTTCAAAGAGATCGGTCAATTCGACACCAAGTACAAAACCGGTATGGAAGTACTCGATCTCTGCTGTGCAGTACGCAACAACGAACAGACCATTGAACTCATCCCGCAGTCCACGCTGCTGGAGCCAGATAAAAACGAGTCCATTCTTGAAGATGATCTCAGCATAGACACAATGCGCCTGAATGACCGCTGCAAAGGCTGTTTCGGGCCCGACAAGCACCTCATTGCAAAAAAAGAAGGCTACGTTTTCACAATTTCACCGTGGCTGGAAAGCTACATGACTCTTACACCAGAACGAGAGCAGGAACTGAACGAACAGATGATGCAGTCACCAGACCCGTCAACCTGTCTGGCGCTCATCATTGAGGAACCTCTCTGGCAAACAGGGTATGTACAGCTCGCAGCCTACCTCGAATCGACAGGTAAATTTGAAGAAGCATGCGGCATCAGGCTGCTGCAAACGTTCTTCTTCCCGATGCTGCCGCTTTACCGCAAGCTTGCAGCCGTGGCAGAAGCCGCACAGAATGAGAGTCTGCTTCAGATGGCGAACGACAAGCTCGGGCATATCGACAACCAGCTTGAAGATATCAGCGCACTTACCAAAAAAGCAGCAGGACTCGCCAACTGGGCACGCAAAGCCAAAGAAAAAGAGCTTCAAGAGCTCTACGAAGGTTGGCTTAAGGACTTAGGACTGCTCTAA
- a CDS encoding TrmH family RNA methyltransferase, with protein sequence MTKERTPERTAKLERVLKLRQKDLTLVMANVHDPHNVSAILRSCDAFGVPKVHLYYTDTPFPKLGNKSSASARKWVDTERHDNTDDLMKSLRAQGMKVLATSCSPNAKPLRDYDLSEPTAIIMGNEHRGTDPELVEVADGEVYIPMFGMIQSFNVSVAAAVILSEASRQRQLSGKYDQPTYTEEEYKAVLEDWLER encoded by the coding sequence ATGACAAAAGAAAGAACTCCAGAAAGAACTGCTAAACTCGAACGAGTGTTAAAACTTCGTCAGAAAGATCTGACTCTTGTAATGGCGAACGTACACGATCCACATAACGTTTCCGCTATCTTGCGTAGCTGTGACGCATTTGGGGTACCAAAAGTTCACCTTTACTACACAGATACCCCATTCCCGAAACTCGGGAACAAATCTTCTGCGTCTGCACGTAAATGGGTAGATACAGAACGTCACGACAACACTGACGATCTTATGAAGTCCCTGCGTGCCCAAGGCATGAAAGTTCTCGCTACAAGCTGCTCCCCGAACGCAAAGCCGCTTCGTGACTACGACCTCTCTGAGCCAACTGCAATTATCATGGGTAATGAGCATCGCGGAACCGATCCTGAGCTTGTAGAAGTTGCAGACGGTGAAGTTTACATCCCGATGTTCGGTATGATTCAGAGTTTCAACGTATCCGTAGCAGCAGCTGTAATCCTCTCTGAGGCTTCCCGTCAGCGTCAGCTTTCCGGTAAGTATGATCAGCCAACCTACACTGAAGAAGAGTACAAAGCTGTTCTTGAAGATTGGCTCGAGCGATAG
- a CDS encoding sodium:proton antiporter: MAFASASAGAPHLDGASLSALWVIPFACMLLSIAIGPIAAPHFWHNNFGKISVFWALCFLVPFTMAYGFSLALYEALHALLLEYFPFIILLLALFTVAGGVRLKGNLVGTPIVNTVMLLIGTALASWMGTTGAAMLLIRPLLRANAHRKYKVHTVVFFIFLVANIGGSLTPLGDPPLFLGFLKGVSFFWTTSHMLPLMVFAATILLALYFGVDTVLFAKEGKPVPPTNCCDEAPAAPGRCRFENGRQIYGCGSEAKLGLDGKVNLLLLLGVIGAVLLSGMWNPHVSFNVYHVHVELQNVVRDIILLIITGLSLKLTDDECRRLNDFNWFPILEVGKLFIGIFLSMIPAIAILKAGENGALASVINMVSHNGEPVNTMYFWLTGLLSSFLDNAPTYLVFFNTAGGDAVHLMGDMASTLLAISAGAVFMGANTYIGNAPNFMVRSIAEDQGVKMPSFFGYMAWSFGILIPLFVLITYVFIA; the protein is encoded by the coding sequence ATGGCATTCGCGTCCGCTTCTGCAGGCGCTCCGCACCTTGATGGTGCATCCCTTTCTGCGCTGTGGGTAATTCCATTCGCATGTATGTTGCTTTCTATTGCAATCGGTCCGATTGCTGCGCCACACTTCTGGCACAACAACTTTGGTAAAATTTCTGTATTCTGGGCGCTCTGTTTCCTCGTGCCATTTACTATGGCATACGGATTCTCCCTTGCTCTTTACGAAGCATTGCACGCTCTTCTTCTCGAATACTTCCCGTTCATCATTCTGCTTCTGGCTCTGTTTACCGTAGCTGGCGGCGTTCGTCTTAAAGGTAACCTTGTTGGTACACCTATTGTGAACACCGTGATGCTTCTCATCGGTACAGCTCTCGCTAGCTGGATGGGTACTACTGGTGCAGCAATGCTCCTTATCCGTCCGCTTCTCCGTGCTAACGCTCACCGTAAATACAAAGTACACACTGTTGTATTCTTCATTTTCCTTGTTGCAAACATCGGTGGTTCCCTCACTCCACTTGGTGACCCACCACTCTTCCTCGGCTTCCTGAAAGGTGTTTCCTTCTTCTGGACCACCTCTCACATGCTGCCACTCATGGTGTTTGCAGCTACTATCCTTCTTGCTCTTTACTTCGGCGTTGATACCGTACTCTTTGCTAAAGAAGGTAAACCTGTACCACCTACCAACTGTTGTGACGAAGCACCAGCAGCTCCTGGTCGTTGTCGCTTCGAAAATGGTCGTCAGATCTACGGCTGCGGTTCTGAAGCTAAACTTGGCCTCGACGGCAAAGTTAACCTCCTGCTTCTCCTCGGCGTAATCGGTGCAGTACTCTTGTCCGGTATGTGGAACCCGCATGTAAGCTTCAACGTATACCATGTTCATGTTGAACTGCAGAACGTTGTTCGTGACATCATTCTTCTTATCATCACCGGTCTTTCTCTTAAACTTACCGACGACGAGTGCCGCCGTCTCAACGACTTTAACTGGTTCCCAATCCTCGAGGTTGGTAAACTCTTCATCGGTATCTTCCTGTCCATGATCCCAGCTATCGCTATCCTGAAAGCTGGCGAGAACGGTGCCCTTGCTTCTGTTATCAACATGGTTTCCCACAACGGCGAACCTGTTAATACCATGTACTTCTGGCTCACCGGTCTCCTTTCCTCCTTCCTGGACAACGCACCTACCTACCTCGTGTTCTTTAACACTGCTGGTGGCGATGCAGTTCACCTCATGGGCGACATGGCAAGCACTCTTCTTGCTATCTCCGCTGGTGCTGTATTCATGGGTGCTAACACCTACATTGGTAACGCACCTAACTTCATGGTTCGTTCCATTGCAGAAGACCAGGGCGTAAAAATGCCTAGCTTCTTTGGCTACATGGCATGGTCCTTCGGTATTCTCATCCCATTATTCGTTCTCATCACCTACGTCTTCATCGCATAG
- a CDS encoding sodium:proton antiporter, which translates to MLTGKPNLLFAKLLTVFATLLLPCAAFAASAGAPHLDGAALSGIWVLPFVCMLLSIAVFPLAAPHFWHSHFGKISLFWALCFLIPFTIKFGFSLALYETLHALLLEYFPFIILLLALFTVAGGVRLTGTLVGTPIVNTLILVIGTALASWMGTTGAAMLLIRPLLRANAHRKFKVHSVVFFIFLVANIGGSLTPLGDPPLFLGFLQGVSFFWTTTHMLLPMLFCIAILTVVYFFLDTYLYNKEGRPAPEGLDASNTEKLGLEGKINLLLLLGVIGSVLLSGTWKPNIEFNIYHVHVELQNVVRDMLLLIITGLSLKLTSDESRRRNDFNWFPILEVGKLFIGIFLSMIPAIAILKAGTDGALAPIINLVSNANGQPVDIMYFWLTGILSSFLDNAPTYLVFFNTAGGDAVHLMSDMASTLLAISAGAVFMGANTYIGNAPNFMVRAIAEDQGIKMPSFFGYMLWSFGILIPVFILVTFIFI; encoded by the coding sequence ATGTTGACAGGTAAGCCTAACTTACTGTTTGCTAAATTGCTTACAGTTTTCGCAACGCTTCTGCTGCCATGCGCTGCGTTTGCGGCCTCAGCTGGCGCACCACATCTTGATGGTGCCGCCCTCTCCGGCATATGGGTTCTGCCATTTGTCTGCATGCTGCTTTCTATCGCAGTATTTCCGTTGGCTGCGCCACACTTCTGGCACAGTCACTTTGGTAAGATCTCTTTATTCTGGGCTCTTTGTTTTCTCATTCCATTCACAATTAAATTCGGTTTCTCTCTTGCCCTTTATGAAACATTACATGCCCTTTTATTAGAATATTTCCCATTTATTATTCTTTTATTAGCGCTGTTCACAGTGGCTGGCGGCGTACGTCTAACTGGTACTTTGGTGGGTACCCCTATTGTGAACACCTTAATCCTTGTTATCGGTACAGCACTGGCGAGCTGGATGGGAACGACCGGCGCAGCTATGCTGCTTATCCGCCCGTTGCTTCGTGCAAATGCACACCGAAAGTTCAAGGTGCACTCCGTAGTGTTCTTCATTTTCCTTGTGGCAAACATCGGTGGCTCCCTGACTCCATTAGGTGACCCACCGCTCTTCCTTGGCTTCCTGCAGGGTGTGTCCTTCTTCTGGACTACAACCCATATGCTGTTACCAATGCTATTCTGTATAGCTATCCTGACAGTTGTGTACTTCTTCTTAGACACCTACCTCTATAACAAAGAAGGTCGTCCTGCCCCTGAAGGTCTGGATGCTTCCAATACCGAGAAACTCGGTCTGGAAGGCAAGATAAACCTTCTTCTCCTTCTTGGTGTTATCGGATCTGTACTGCTGTCGGGTACATGGAAGCCAAATATTGAATTCAACATCTACCACGTACATGTTGAGTTGCAGAACGTTGTTCGTGACATGCTCCTTCTCATCATTACCGGTCTCTCCCTGAAGCTGACCTCTGATGAAAGCCGCAGACGAAACGACTTTAACTGGTTCCCGATTCTTGAAGTTGGAAAGCTATTTATCGGTATCTTCCTATCCATGATTCCGGCAATCGCTATTCTGAAAGCAGGAACAGACGGCGCTCTTGCACCGATCATCAACCTTGTTTCAAATGCTAATGGCCAGCCGGTTGACATCATGTACTTCTGGCTTACCGGTATTCTTTCTTCCTTCCTCGACAACGCACCAACCTACCTCGTGTTCTTCAACACAGCCGGTGGTGACGCAGTACACCTTATGTCTGATATGGCAAGCACCTTGCTCGCTATCTCAGCCGGTGCTGTATTCATGGGAGCCAACACATACATCGGTAACGCACCAAACTTTATGGTTCGTGCGATTGCTGAAGATCAGGGCATAAAAATGCCTAGCTTCTTTGGCTACATGCTCTGGTCATTCGGCATTCTCATACCAGTATTTATCCTTGTAACCTTTATCTTCATTTAA
- the cbiM gene encoding cobalt transporter CbiM, with the protein MHIAEGVLPPVILASSAALTAAGVCIGLKKLNYDRIMTTAILSAAFFVASLIHIPIGPVSGHLILNGLLGLMLGWVAFPAILVALTLQAILFQFGGLTTLGVNTLNMALSPVICFYVFRPMLSRGTFSLRMAAFLCGMSAVALSAVLTSGTLALGGDNFLNSAKILLLSSVPVMIIEGLITAIVVGFLAKVAPQIFDFKIAVPNPGIATQTSPSVTE; encoded by the coding sequence ATGCATATTGCCGAAGGTGTTCTTCCTCCAGTCATTTTAGCTTCCAGCGCTGCATTAACAGCAGCGGGAGTTTGTATCGGGCTGAAAAAGCTTAATTATGATCGCATCATGACTACTGCTATCCTTTCAGCCGCTTTCTTTGTTGCATCGCTTATCCACATACCTATCGGGCCGGTTTCCGGTCATCTTATTCTGAACGGACTTCTTGGTCTGATGCTCGGTTGGGTAGCTTTCCCAGCAATACTAGTTGCCCTGACCCTTCAAGCAATCCTGTTCCAATTTGGTGGCCTCACTACACTTGGTGTGAACACGCTGAACATGGCACTTTCACCTGTCATATGTTTCTACGTTTTCCGTCCCATGCTCAGCAGAGGAACCTTCTCCCTGCGAATGGCAGCCTTTTTATGCGGCATGTCAGCAGTGGCCCTTTCCGCAGTACTGACATCGGGAACTCTTGCCCTTGGTGGTGACAATTTCCTGAACTCCGCAAAAATATTACTGCTTTCCAGTGTACCAGTTATGATCATTGAAGGACTGATTACAGCTATTGTTGTCGGTTTTTTAGCAAAAGTGGCGCCACAAATTTTCGATTTCAAAATTGCTGTGCCGAATCCCGGCATTGCTACGCAGACTTCACCAAGCGTAACAGAGTAA
- the cbiQ gene encoding cobalt ECF transporter T component CbiQ: protein MALESFAEGTSPFHSMDAAAKITAATFFSICTALLTTIPTACAALIVGIALLCIAQLPVKTLCRRLLFINAFIAFLWLTLPVSTTGTPIYSWGGFTITKEGVDLTLLITLKSNAIITAFIALLATSNITDIGAGFAKLRVPQKLSLLFLFTWRYIHVIQEEYKRLSTAATLRGFVPTTNSHTYKTYANLIAMVLVKSHDRAERVSNAMKLRGFNGTFHSLHSTQKTSTDTAVTACIILIGTALLAADFFHLTELL from the coding sequence ATGGCTCTTGAATCTTTTGCTGAAGGCACAAGCCCTTTTCATTCAATGGACGCAGCAGCTAAAATTACTGCTGCGACATTTTTTTCAATCTGCACTGCGTTGCTCACGACTATTCCAACAGCCTGTGCAGCACTAATCGTAGGTATCGCCCTGCTTTGCATTGCGCAATTGCCCGTTAAAACTCTTTGCAGACGTCTTCTGTTCATCAATGCATTCATCGCTTTTCTCTGGCTCACCCTACCTGTTTCAACCACAGGAACGCCAATCTACTCTTGGGGCGGCTTCACCATAACCAAAGAAGGCGTTGATTTGACGCTGCTTATCACGCTAAAATCAAACGCAATCATCACAGCATTTATTGCACTGCTTGCAACATCCAACATAACCGACATAGGCGCAGGGTTCGCAAAACTTCGTGTTCCACAAAAACTCAGCCTGCTTTTCCTCTTCACATGGCGTTACATTCACGTCATTCAGGAAGAATACAAACGGTTATCCACCGCCGCAACGCTACGTGGATTTGTTCCAACTACCAACAGTCATACTTACAAAACCTACGCAAACCTTATTGCAATGGTGCTGGTAAAGAGCCACGACAGAGCCGAGCGTGTTTCTAACGCTATGAAGCTTCGCGGTTTCAATGGCACATTCCATTCTCTGCACAGCACGCAGAAAACCTCCACAGACACAGCCGTTACCGCCTGCATTATACTTATCGGCACAGCCCTACTCGCTGCCGATTTTTTCCATCTTACGGAGTTATTGTAA
- a CDS encoding energy-coupling factor ABC transporter ATP-binding protein: MSTPLLSLTDIHYTYAGTTAPALTGASLELFSSSRLGVLGHNGSGKTTLFLAAMGILTPNKGTITYTGKQLKAEKDFRTLRAEIGYLFQRSDDQLFSPTVIDDVAFGPLNLGKTPEQAFQIATEKLSLVGLQGFENRITHKLSGGEKKMVALASVLAMQPKALLLDEPTNDLDPDTRERLIGILKDLDIALCIISHDWDFLDKTCTSFLNVENGVTKSAECIPHTHVHTHHGGNVAHKHE, translated from the coding sequence ATGAGCACCCCATTGCTTTCCCTTACCGACATCCACTACACTTACGCTGGAACCACCGCACCTGCACTCACCGGTGCAAGCCTTGAGTTATTCTCCAGTTCTCGACTCGGTGTGCTCGGACACAACGGCAGTGGTAAAACAACACTTTTTCTTGCAGCAATGGGTATTCTCACGCCAAACAAAGGCACCATCACCTACACAGGCAAACAGCTCAAAGCTGAAAAAGATTTTCGCACACTGCGCGCTGAGATCGGATACCTTTTCCAGCGCTCAGACGACCAACTCTTTTCACCTACCGTCATAGATGACGTGGCATTCGGCCCCCTTAATCTAGGCAAAACGCCTGAGCAAGCATTCCAAATCGCCACAGAAAAGCTTTCTCTCGTGGGACTGCAAGGATTCGAAAACCGCATTACCCACAAACTCTCAGGCGGCGAAAAAAAGATGGTTGCCCTCGCCTCAGTACTGGCAATGCAACCCAAAGCGCTCCTCCTTGATGAGCCGACAAACGACCTTGATCCAGATACCCGCGAACGACTCATAGGCATCTTGAAAGATCTCGATATTGCGCTCTGCATCATCTCCCACGACTGGGATTTTCTCGACAAAACATGCACCAGCTTCCTCAACGTGGAAAACGGTGTTACCAAGTCTGCCGAGTGCATACCGCATACGCACGTCCACACGCATCATGGTGGCAACGTCGCTCATAAACATGAATAA